In Salinibacterium sp. ZJ70, one DNA window encodes the following:
- the cofE gene encoding coenzyme F420-0:L-glutamate ligase, giving the protein MTPLPRDVPVFSVFAVPGLPEFQPGDDLARILGDALDGVIEDGDILAVTSKIVSKAEGRLVAAADREEAITAETVRVVASRAHAGGHGVTRIVENRQGLVMAAAGVDASNAPDGHVLLLPVDPDASARALAAALRERFGIRIGVILTDTFGRPWREGQVDQAIGAAGVVVLEDLAGSSDANGRALAVTAPAIADELAAASELVKAKAGARPLAVIRGLGYLVTELDAPGARALLRSSDRDMFRQGTAEAWEDGFRAGRERAVGAPGESAERG; this is encoded by the coding sequence GTGACCCCGCTGCCTCGCGACGTGCCCGTCTTCAGCGTCTTCGCGGTCCCCGGGCTGCCGGAGTTCCAGCCGGGCGACGACCTCGCGCGCATCCTCGGCGACGCCCTCGACGGCGTCATCGAAGACGGCGACATCCTGGCCGTCACGAGCAAGATCGTGTCGAAGGCGGAGGGGCGCCTCGTCGCCGCTGCGGATCGCGAGGAGGCGATCACCGCCGAGACGGTGCGCGTGGTCGCGAGTCGCGCGCACGCCGGTGGCCACGGCGTCACCCGCATAGTCGAGAACCGGCAGGGGCTTGTGATGGCGGCGGCGGGCGTCGACGCGTCGAATGCACCCGACGGCCACGTGCTGCTGCTGCCGGTCGATCCGGATGCGTCGGCGCGCGCGCTCGCCGCGGCGCTGCGCGAGCGGTTCGGGATCCGCATCGGCGTCATCCTCACCGACACGTTCGGGAGGCCGTGGCGCGAAGGCCAGGTCGATCAGGCGATCGGCGCCGCGGGCGTCGTCGTGCTCGAGGATCTCGCCGGAAGCTCGGATGCGAACGGCCGCGCGCTCGCGGTCACGGCTCCCGCGATCGCCGACGAGCTGGCGGCTGCGAGCGAGCTCGTGAAGGCGAAGGCGGGGGCGCGTCCGCTCGCCGTCATCCGCGGGCTCGGGTACCTCGTGACCGAGCTCGACGCCCCCGGCGCTCGCGCTCTGCTGCGCTCGAGCGACCGCGATATGTTCCGCCAGGGCACCGCCGAAGCCTGGGAGGACGGATTCCGCGCCGGTCGCGAGCGTGCCGTGGGAGCACCCGGAGAGTCCGCCGAGAGAGGCTGA
- a CDS encoding MoxR family ATPase, producing the protein MDRPLHHPAGVGIDADSANRPLSSPEFLLDARAVIAAVETVIAGKRDVVELAATVLLAEGHLLVEDVPGVGKTMLARALARSVDCTVNRIQFTPDLLPSDITGVSVFDQGRREFEFKPGPVFANIVIGDEINRASPKTQSALLESMEERQVSVDGATYALPDPFTVIATQNPVEMEGTYALPEAQRDRFMARVSMGYPDHASEAAMLRHHDKGSPLHDLEPVITIERLRSMIRTVRDVYVSAAVEHYAVAIAAATRVDRELRLGASPRATLQLVRAAKARAALDGRDFVLPDDIDALTLPVFAHRLMPAKSSAGFGRDGIAETMARILHATPVPLGASGTA; encoded by the coding sequence ATGGATCGCCCGCTCCACCACCCGGCGGGGGTCGGCATCGATGCCGACTCCGCGAACCGCCCGCTCTCAAGCCCTGAATTCCTCCTCGACGCGCGTGCGGTGATCGCCGCCGTCGAGACGGTCATCGCCGGCAAACGCGACGTCGTCGAGCTCGCCGCCACGGTGCTGCTCGCCGAAGGTCACCTGCTCGTCGAAGACGTCCCCGGCGTCGGCAAGACGATGCTCGCCCGCGCGCTCGCGAGAAGTGTCGACTGCACCGTCAACCGCATCCAGTTCACGCCCGACCTGCTGCCGAGCGACATCACCGGCGTCTCGGTGTTCGATCAGGGGCGGCGCGAGTTCGAATTCAAGCCCGGCCCCGTGTTCGCGAACATCGTCATCGGCGACGAGATCAACCGCGCGAGCCCCAAGACCCAATCGGCCCTCCTCGAATCGATGGAGGAGCGCCAGGTGTCGGTCGACGGCGCGACCTACGCCCTCCCGGATCCGTTCACCGTCATCGCGACGCAGAACCCGGTCGAGATGGAGGGCACGTACGCCCTGCCGGAGGCCCAGCGCGACCGCTTCATGGCTCGCGTCTCGATGGGCTACCCGGATCACGCGAGCGAGGCCGCGATGCTGCGCCACCACGACAAGGGCAGCCCGCTGCATGACCTCGAGCCCGTCATCACGATCGAGCGGCTGCGGAGCATGATCCGCACCGTGCGAGATGTCTACGTGAGCGCCGCCGTCGAGCACTACGCGGTGGCGATCGCCGCCGCGACCCGCGTCGATCGGGAGCTGCGCCTGGGCGCGAGCCCCCGCGCGACGCTGCAGCTCGTGCGCGCCGCGAAGGCCCGCGCCGCGCTCGACGGGCGCGACTTCGTGCTGCCGGACGACATCGACGCCCTCACGCTCCCCGTCTTCGCGCATCGGCTCATGCCCGCGAAGTCGTCCGCCGGATTCGGTCGTGACGGCATCGCCGAGACGATGGCGCGCATCCTGCACGCGACGCCCGTGCCGCTCGGCGCGTCCGGCACAGCCTGA